One Malus domestica chromosome 11, GDT2T_hap1 genomic region harbors:
- the LOC103449192 gene encoding uncharacterized protein — MARYYTSRSRWGPRRGSCSSSISTVPQSTYSALSGKRSPSACDEVAVRYPNGGSTVFYHSNFRPSAIGRGISDDQCQWLLRAVVELSLFGGPDDPEFKLFRGSLWKECGIEVDVENGSSKNDSTCASSAQD, encoded by the exons ATGGCTCGTTATTATACTTCCCGTTCACGTTGGGGTCCACGTAGGGGTTCATGTTCGAGTTCCATTTCCACTG TACCCCAATCCACTTACTCTGCTTTATCTGGCAAAAGGA GTCCTAGTGCCTGTGACGAGGTTGCGGTGAGATATCCAAACGGAGGTTCTACGGTCTTTTATCATtcaaattttcgtccaagtgcAATTGGTCGTGGCATTTCTGATGACCAATGCCAGTGGTTGCTTCGGGCGGTTGTTGAG CTAAGCCTTTTTGGCGGGCCTGATGACCCGGAGTTTAAGCTTTTCCGAGGTAGCCTATGGAAAGAGTGTGGCATTGAGGTGGATGTTGAGAATGGTTCGTCCAAGAATGATTCGACTTGCGCTAGTTCGGCTCAGGATTGA